The Rhododendron vialii isolate Sample 1 chromosome 8a, ASM3025357v1 genome has a window encoding:
- the LOC131335171 gene encoding uncharacterized protein LOC131335171, translating to MMVRKPEEQIILPKGSKATVETELRKSLFATFPKSPIKNGRPSSLVIKKAHTVIPAHIVAEAISTLHGLDLRWSGPITPTEMQYVEQYVLAKYPEYSNALVEGGEKTNLYNLCIKEEHSEPSPDEKRKSPRSSFRDSSSAPSLGSNLPGLDKTQLEPSRLLEILTKKSSFPGSFISIPEIQARNKVLKHCGLPNEEYLVLFTPNYKDAMMLVGESYPFFRGNFYMTIVTEENDYIREFASYKDSKVISAPETWLDLRIKGSQLSQYFRRKCKQSPKGLFSFPADVNGTQYSMHWVSEAHRNSWHVLLDATGLVVGEDRLNLALHRPDFVLCSPDNTHAHPSKITCLLVRRKSFDATTGSA from the exons ATGATGGTGAGGAAACCCGAGGAACAGATCATATTGCCTAAAGGATCTAAG GCAACAGTAGAAACAGAACTGAGGAAATCCCTGTTTGCTACTTTTCCCAAATCACCAATCAAGAATGGCAGACCAAGCAGCCTGGTTATCAAG AAAGCCCACACAGTGATTCCTGCCCACATAGTAGCCGAAGCCATATCGACACTCCACGGCCTCGACCTAAGGTGGTCTGGTCCAATCACACCAACAGAAATGCAATATGTAGAACAATATGTTCTCGCAAAGTACCCAGAGTACTCCAATGCGCTTGTTGAAGGAGGAGAAAAGACTAACCTCTATAACCTCTGCATCAAAGAAGAGCATTCAGAGCCCTCTCCAGACGAGAAGCGAAAATCGCCTAGGAGCAGTTTCAGAGACTCATCGTCCGCGCCATCATTAGGAAGCAACCTCCCGGGTCTAGACAAAACCCAGTTGGAGCCATCGAGATTGCTTgaaattttaaccaaaaaatCATCCTTTCCAGGTAGCTTCATCTCGATTCCTGAGATCCAAGCACGAAACAAAGTTTTGAAGCACTGTGGATTACCGAATGAAGAGTACCTTGTGCTCTTCACCCCAAACTACAAAGATGCCATGATGTTGGTAGGGGAGAGCTACCCCTTCTTCAGGGGAAATTTCTACATGACTATAGTCACGGAAGAAAACGATTACATAAGGGAGTTTGCTAGTTACAAGGACTCGAAAGTGATCTCAGCTCCAGAAACTTGGTTGGATTTGAGGATCAAGGGATCACAACTCAGCCAGTATTTTAGGAGGAAATGTAAGCAAAGTCCAAAGGGGTTGTTTTCTTTCCCGGCAGATGTGAATGGGACACAGTACTCAATGCATTGGGTGTCTGAAGCTCATAGGAATTCATGGCACGTCCTGCTTGATGCGACTGGTTTGGTTGTGGGAGAGGACCGGTTGAACCTCGCACTCCATAGGCCAGATTTTGTGTTGTGCAGCCCTGATAATACACATGCCCATCCTTCAAAGATCACATGCCTTCTGGTTAGAAGAAAATCGTTTGACGCGACGACAGGCTCAGCTTAG